From the Chiroxiphia lanceolata isolate bChiLan1 chromosome Z, bChiLan1.pri, whole genome shotgun sequence genome, one window contains:
- the IL11RA gene encoding interleukin-11 receptor subunit alpha, whose protein sequence is MRSSIPGLGRVMVFLAAALASASLAVPGGWEEEGVQYGQLGSDVTLSCAGAPAGSPVQWRRAGAAALPEGSAIEQGALVLPSASLASMGTYSCHGEDGGLLHAVSLHLGHLPGVPFVSCRASDYENFSCSWTSSVETFLPTRYITTYRKKSLTGEEKRRNKNGHVGLCLQDPSRPGTCTVHRSEFWSSYRMNITEVNPLGFSYRLLDVTMQAIIKPDPPEGLVVEPIPLAPRRLHVSWKYPSSWPKEPHFQLRFRLQYRPVIHRSWSVVETVNLSEVITDAFAGLEHVVQVSAKDFLDAGNWSEWSAEARATPVRDLATTASEETTTEARLESLAEEPSQAPNPEPINRSDPLEKMAVLVSLGIFAFFVLAAVLVITILIWLRMRKHGKDKTKPNFLVAATHLKALPKAQIL, encoded by the exons aTGCGCAGTTCCATCCCAGGCCTGGGCAGGGTGATGGTGTTCcttgcagcagccctggcatcCGCCTCCCTCGCCGTCCCCGGGGGTTGGGAAGAGGAAG GTGTGCAGTATGGACAGCTGGGCTCAGATGTGACCCTGTCGTGCGCTGGTGCCCCTGCTGG CTCGCCAGTGCAATGGAGACGGGCAGGTGCTGCGGCACTGCCAGAGGGCTCAGCCATCGAGCAGGGAGCCCTGGTACTTCCAAGTGCCAGCTTGGCCTCCATGGGAACATACAGCTGCCATGGCGAGGACGGTGGCCTCCTGCACGCTGTATCTCTGCATCTGGGGC ACCTGCCGGGAGTACCATTTGTGTCCTGCAGAGCATCTGACTACGAGAATTTCTCTTGCTCCTGGACCTCCAGTGTGGAGACCTTCCTCCCCACCAGATACATCACCACATACAG GAAGAAATCGCTGACAGGTGAAGAGAAGCGGAG GAACAAGAATGGGCACgtggggctgtgcctgcaggatCCATCCCGCCCTGGCACCTGCACCGTCCACAGGTCAGAGTTCTGGAGCTCCTACCGGATGAATATCACTGAGGTGAACCCCCTGGGCTTCAGCTACCGCCTCCTTGATGTCACCATGCAGGCCATCA TTAAGCCGGATCCTCCAGAGGGCTTGGTGGTGGAGCCCATTCCCCTGGCCCCGCGGCGGCTCCACGTGAGCTGGAAGTACCCCTCCTCCTGGCCCAAAGAACCCCACTTCCAGCTAAGGTTTCGGCTCCAGTACCGACCCGTCATCCATCGTTCCTGGTCTGTG GTAGAGACAGTGAACCTGTCAGAGGTTATCACAGATGCCTTCGCCGGGCTGGAACACGTGGTCCAAGTCAGTGCCAAGGATTTCCTGGATGCAGGGAATTGGAGCGAGTGGAGTGCAGAGGCCCGGGCAACACCAGTCAGAG ACCTGGCCACCACAGCAAGTGAAGAAACCACTACAGAGGCCAGACTGGAGAGCCTGGCTGAGGAGCCCTCCCAGGCTCCCAAccctgagcccatca ACCGCAGTGACCCCTTGGAGAAGATGGCTGTCCTGGTGTCCCTTGGGATCTTTGCCTTCTTTGTCCTGGCTGCTGTTCTCGTCATCACCATCCTCATCTG GCTCCGGATGAGGAAACATGGCAAGGACAAGACCAAACCCAACTTCTTGGTTGCTGCCACCCACTTGAAGGCACTACCAA AAGCCCAGATCCTGTAG